One genomic window of Plasmodium coatneyi strain Hackeri chromosome 12, complete sequence includes the following:
- a CDS encoding Helicase, translating into METQFDEEIKQFFPFPPYKIQLDFMKTLYNVLKKSNLTFGEEVRPVYDIIQKNQNLQKMVVEEVEGGVEIFNGQVCAGNSQVGKEDGDPHEDHIISEMKTGSGKSLSLLTPLVYWLLKHKFDFFLLREDTHLRKEEPEWVKESVTENLLRKFSRSQKVQKKRKEEDLTILNRYFYISDDKITLKGNLRVEKKQVQVVMHKPGEDRFDTQGEVDNLSDCSVEGPSKKQIFICSRTQSQLNQYFSELKKIEERVGRDLPINMVILGSRKHLCVNEPFLKKCRSVNELNDCCRNSDCRYKKIFKENMLQRRQKREKKKNKIFYDSSSSSGSTSDRSDDSSSNGRLASVKPPNSNLDNYSLVSKLINCKNLKINQVKNICMSDQIEVCPYYLSRENVKNADIVLLPYVCILNEHVRRGLKISIKNNIVIFDEAQNIIDSINDSNSAAITYGDILFCKYILEEYAKKYQQVLNNSNVVSIKQVVIYCDMLLSSFKGVKESLVKVTNYILTSQLDALNLNHISNLLSNSTFCRRIKIFAETYLRKNFPQQVKNLSTSVNTSAIYLLSDYTNKMIRSNRYDYVFLHRGGGRTEKEEPPTRLSANGGPNKRSCFPTEGETHMERIKRFKQGDSANVQQKTTDDTATCIHSNADDTISAFVEDLITRKNPQMFHRIEIVSVSSCSNFEKITNDCSNVILIGGTLQPIEEFLLLFMNQKEKKKSVKLFLSDYIFKESNVFCRIISTNLVTYEPIDNTFKSRNKKTHLLNLAIQIHLLTLHVRFGNIVFFSSYKFLREFFTFLQNEGQYVLTEMKRKKNIFFEEKNGDNDVLKDYMQSVQQIRDQQESACLKNGCILFCVMNAKLSEGINFYDDFCRNVLLVGIPFFKHEKGGSSSTSTGDLPLDRNSLRLDYYRAFSADVAREADGAAPPSTQLEHLISDMCRTYELKSAMKIVNQCIGRSLRHVDDYSSFFFLDYRFANKEFSDLFPSFIRANLAATKGDSSLQDQQGGNFLEEKKKMKEVFENFRHHYCRAFPDIPFAEHNESHWKSFTRDVFLLREFHAGR; encoded by the exons ATGGAAACCCAGTTCGATGAAGAGATCAAGcagttctttcccttccctccaTACAAA ATTCAGCTGGACTTCATGAAAACGCTCTACAATGTGTTGAAAAAATCCAACCTCACATTTGGCGAGGAGGTCCGGCCGGTTTACGACATTATTCAAAAGAACCAGAACCTTCAGAAGATGGTGGTAGAAGAGGTGGAGGGTGGGGTGGAAATCTTTAACGGTCAGGTATGTGCAGGGAATAGTCAGGTGGGCAAGGAAGATGGGGACCCCCACGAGGACCACATCATCTCTGAAATGAAGACCGGTTCTGGAAAATCGCTCAGTCTGTTGACACCACTGGTTTATTG GCTGCTGAAACACAAATttgacttcttcctcctgaggGAAGACACTCATCTGCGGAAGGAAG AACCCGAGTGGGTGAAGGAATCCGTCACAGAGAACCTCCTGCGGAAGTTCTCCCGATCACAGAAGGtgcagaagaagaggaaggaggaagacctGACCATCCTGAACCGCTACTTCTACATCTCTGATGACAAAATAACGTTAAAGGGAAATTTaagagtggaaaaaaaacaggtcCAGGTGGTGATGCATAAGCCGGGGGAAGACCGCTTCGACACACAGGGGG AGGTGGATAACCTGAGCGATTGCTCTGTGGAGGGGCCGTCCAAGAAGCAG ATCTTCATTTGCAGCCGAACCCAGTCACAACTGAATCAGTACTTCTCAGAGCTGAAAAAGATTGAGGAGAGAGTAGGGAGGGACCTACCCATTAATATGGTCATCCTGGGGAGTAGGAAGCATCTATGCGTTAATGAG CCCTTCCTGAAGAAATGCAGAAGTGTGAACGAGCTGAACGACTGCTGCCGGAACAGCGATTGTAGGTACAAGAAAATATTTAAGGAAAACATGCTCCAGAggaggcaaaaaagggaaaagaaaaagaacaaaattttctacGATTCGTCTTCGTCAAGTGGAAGCACCAGTGATCGAAGTGACGACAGTAGTAGCAATGGCAGATTGGCAAGTGTGAAACCCCCGAACAGTAACCTGGACAACTACAGCCTCGTGTCAAAACTGATTAACtgcaaaaatttaaaaataaaccaAGTGAAAAACATATGCATGAGTGATCAGATAGAGGTGTGCCCTTACTACCTGAGCAGGGAGAACGTAAAAAACGCAGACATAGTCCTCCTGCCGTATGTGTGTATCTTGAATGAGCATGTCAGGAGGGGCTTAAAAATTTCcattaaaaataacatcGTGATTTTCGACGAGGCGCAGAACATCATAGACAGCATCAATGATTCCAATTCTGCAGCCATAACGTATGGGGATatccttttttgtaaatatattttagaGGAGTATGCGAAGAAATACCAGCAGGTCTTAAACAACAGTAACGTCGTTTCGATAAAGCAGGTCGTCATTTACTGTGATATGttgctttcctccttcaaaGGCGTTAAGGAGAGCCTCGTAAAAGTCACCAACTATATTTTGACATCTCAATTAGATGCACTGAACCTGAATCATATTTCGAACCTTCTTAGTAACTCCACTTTTTgtagaagaataaaaatctTCGCAGAAACCTATCTGAGGAAGAACTTCCCTCAGCAGGTTAAAAACCTTTCGACAAGTGTAAACACGTCGGCCATTTACCTCCTCAGCGACTACACCAATAAAATGATTCGCTCCAATCGGTACGACTATGTGTTTCTACATAGGGGGGGTGGTCgaacggaaaaggaagaaccgCCTACCAGGTTATCTGCAAATGGGGGACCCAATAAACGGAGTTGCTTCCCCACTGAAGGGGAGACACACATGGAAAGGATCAAACGGTTTAAGCAGGGCGACTCCGCAAACGTGCAGCAAAAAACAACGGATGATACGGCAACGTGCATTCATAGCAACGCCGACGACACGATCAGTGCATTTGTGGAAGACCTAATCACGCGAAAGAACCCACAAATGTTCCACCGAATAGAAATCGTTAGTGTGAGCTCCTGTAGcaactttgaaaaaattacgaacGACTGCAGCAACGTCATTCTAATAGGAGGAACGCTACAACCGATAGAAGAGTTCCTCCTACTCTTCATGAatcaaaaggagaaaaaaaaatctgtaAAGTTATTCCTGTCAGATTATATTTTCAAGGAGAGTAATGTGTTCTGTAGAATCATCAGTACCAACCTAGTGACCTACGAACCAATTGACAACACTTTTAAAAGcaggaataaaaaaacgcACCTCCTAAATTTAGCCATTCAGATTCACCTCCTCACTCTACATGTTCGCTTCGGaaacattgtttttttttcgtcgtaCAAATTTTTACGAGAGTTTTTCACCTTCCTGCAAAATGAAGGTCAGTACGTCTTAACcgaaatgaagagaaaaaaaaatatttttttcgaggagaaaaatggagacaACGACGTCCTTAAGGATTACATGCAGAGCGTCCAACAAATACGAGACCAGCAGGAGAGTGCTTGTCTAAAAAATGGTTGCATCCTCTTCTGTGTAATGAATGCAAAGCTCAGTGAAGGGATTAACTTTTACGACGACTTCTGTCGTAACGTCCTGCTTGTTGGTATTCCCTTCTTCAAACACGAAAAGGGGGGATCGTCTTCTACCTCCACTGGGGATCTTCCCCTGGATAGGAACTCCCTCCGTTTGGATTACTACCGCGCCTTCTCTGCGGACGTGGCACGAGAGGCTGATGGAGCGGCCCCACCGTCGACGCAGTTGG AACACCTAATCAGCGACATGTGCAGGACGTACGAGCTCAAGTCTGCCATGAAAATAGTAAACCAGTGCATAGGAAGAAGCCTGCGCCACGTGGACGActactcctccttcttcttcctcgacTATCGGTTCGCCAACAAAGAATTTTCCGACCTCTTCCCTTCATTCATCAGAGCCAACTTGGCTGCTACGAAGGGTGATTCCTCTCTGCAGGACCAACAGGGAGGCAACTtcttggaggaaaaaaaaaaaatgaaagaagttTTCGAAAATTTCAGGCACCACTATTGTAGGGCCTTTCCCGATATCCCCTTCGCGGAGCACAACGAAAGCCACTGGAAAAGCTTCACGCGGGATGTGTTTCTTCTGCGCGAGTTTCACGCGGGGAGATGA
- a CDS encoding Synaptobrevin like YKT6, translating to MNDFPGALPSSERSSKVALYAILIYKHDVSKPVFLSAAVDLSSFPFFHRSSLKEHIFFHSRLVCSRTPKGNREVIELESGIGHMHVYTNKDTNVSVLVLSTKTYPLRIAFGLIDTAHRLFQQKCRGKYEHVTQDLMEGALFTSDLLDLLKKYQNPSEADKLSRVQKDLDEVKDVMLKNIDDLLQRGEKLDDLMKKSQDLSNSSYQFYRQAKKNNQCCKLY from the exons ATGAACGACTTCCCAGGCGCTCTGCCCAGCAGCGAGCGATCAAGCAAAGTTGCGCTATACGCCATCCTGATTTACAAGCACGATGTATCCAAGCCAGTGTTCCTCTCTGCGGCAGTGGACCTGtcgtccttccccttctttcacCGCTCTTCCCTGAAGGagcacatatttttccacTCCAGGTTGGTATGTAGCAGGACCCCCAAAGGGAACAGAGAAGTCATTGAACTGGAATCAGGAATAGGACACATGCACGTTTACACAAATAAGGATACGAATGTGAGCGTACTAGTCCTGTCGACAAAGACATACCCCCTACGAATAGCATTTGGACTTATTGACACTGCGCATAGACTCTTCCAACAAAAGTGTAGGGGTAAATATGAGCACGTAACGCAGGATTTAATGGAGGGGGCTTTATTCACTAGCGACTTGCTAGaccttttaaagaaatacCAAAATCCATCTGAGGCGGATAAATTATCGAGGGTACAAAAAGACCTAGATGAAGTGAAGGACGTCATGTTGAAAAACATCGACGATCTGTTACAGCGGGGGGAGAAGCTGGATGACCTCATGAAGAAGAGTCAGGACTTGTCCAATTCGTCCTATCAGTTCTACAG GCAAGCtaagaagaacaaccaaTGCTGCAAGCTATACTGA
- a CDS encoding MSF1-like protein translates to MKLFEQEHMYQYDWGTVTSAFLQKYPNNVQNHIKSIDVTDRCIDTKEQTLRMRRIVHLQYFIPKLFRNLLNIDGRGVGIEDIDINLREKKLTVSTVNYTLTPFVNMTEKCVYLQKDDDDSQTHYKQTTTLDINGFGYMKNFVERAIINTVREKSKQGINIMNETIKRVMNESVHMDAPEKGKK, encoded by the exons ATGAAGCTGTTTGAACAGGAGCATATGTATCAGTACGACTGGGGAACCGTCACG TCGGCCTTCCTGCAAAAGTACCCGAACAACGTGCAAAATCACATAAAGAGCATCGACGTTACTGACAGATGCATTGACACCAAGGAGCAGACGCTCAGGATGAGGCGGATCGTCCACCTGCAGTACTTCATTCCGAAGCTATTCC GTAATCTGCTAAACATAGACGGGCGAGGCGTAGGAATCGAAGACATAGATATTAAcctgagggagaaaaaattgacagTCAGTACAGTCAACTACACGCTGACTCCCTTTGTAAATATGACTGAAAAGTGTGTGTACCTTCAGAAGGACGACGATG ATAGCCAAACGCATTACAAGCAGACCACCACGCTGGACATTAACGGATTCGGTTACATGAAGAACTTCGTGGAACGG GCCATAATCAACACGGTACGCGAAAAGAGCAAACAAGGAATCAACATTATGAACGAGACCATCAAGAGGGTGATGAATGAAAGCGTTCACATGGATGCACcggagaaagggaaaaagtag